In Mycteria americana isolate JAX WOST 10 ecotype Jacksonville Zoo and Gardens chromosome 5, USCA_MyAme_1.0, whole genome shotgun sequence, one DNA window encodes the following:
- the CDK2AP2 gene encoding cyclin-dependent kinase 2-associated protein 2 isoform X2 translates to MGYVQAMKPPGAQGSQSTYTDLLSVIEEMGKEIRPTYAGSKSAMERLKRGIIHARALVRECLAETERNART, encoded by the exons ATGGGCTACGTGCAG GCGATGAAGCCCCCCGGGGCGCAGGGCTCGCAGAGCACCTACACCGACCTGCTCTCCGTCATcgaggagatggggaaggagatCCGGCCCACCTACGCCGGCAGCAAGAGTGCCATGGAGCGGCTGAAGCGGg GCATCATCCACGCCCGGGCGCTGGTCAGGGAGTGCCTGGCAGAGACAGAGCGAAACGCCCGCACGTAA
- the PITPNM1 gene encoding membrane-associated phosphatidylinositol transfer protein 1 isoform X4, translated as MLIKEYHILLPMSLEEYQVAQLYMIQKKSREESSGEGSGVEILANRPYSDGPGGSGQYTHKIYHVGSHIPSWFRALLPKAALQVEEESWNAYPYTRTRYTCPFVEKFSIEIETYYRPDAGQQTNVFNLSAAEKRQRILDTIDIVRDPISPGEYKPEEDPKLYHSAKTGRGPLGDDWLEVAAGGPLMCAYKLCKVEFRYWGMQSKIEQFIHDVGLRKVMLRAHRQAWCWQDEWTDLTMEDIRQLEEETARMLAQKMAKCGEAEEPPAAGPSPEGRPEPGGASGQEGAEVQGVADASPDDTFAKQWSTSSRSSYSSQHGGGVSPQSLSEWRMQNIARDSENSSEEEFFDAHEDLSDSDEVFAKEMTKWSSNDFLDTLERPAELDEGTRPAPPRWMAKDWGCPASLRAARRRARRRRAGSTPFSSSSTVATSWTRERASRAPSRRTCRRWRPPLMLSPASTSPRRWDTWHCAWCPARPSAPLPTPSSLSSAPTATTGTACPAARTTSRWQPSRCWPPPRGATSTPWVPSLPVPTRHTVPSCTPGRGPASAGRWCCWGTAWAASWASTRSARAERARGAAGAAAAVAA; from the exons atGCTCATCAAGGAGTACCACATCCTGCTGCCCATGAGCCTGGAGGAGTACCAGGTGGCCCAGCTGTACATGAtccag AAGAAGAGCCGGGAGGAGTCGAGCGGCGAGGGCAGCGGCGTGGAGATCCTGGCCAACCGGCCCTACAGCGAcggccccggcggcagcggccagTACACCCACAAGATCTACCACGTGGGCTCCCACATCCCCAGCTGGTTTCGGGCGCTGCTCCCCAAAGCCGCGCTGCAGGTGGAGGAGGAATCCTGGAACGCCTATCCCTACACCCGCACCAG GTACACCTGCCCCTTCGTGGAGAAGTTCTCCATCGAGATCGAGACGTACTACCGGCCGGACGCGGGCCAGCAGACCAACGTCTTCAACCTGAGCGCGGCTGAGAAGAGGCAGAGGATTTTGG ACACCATCGATATCGTGCGTGACCCCATCTCCCCTGGGGAATACAAGCCCGAGGAGGACCCCAAGCTCTACCACTCGGCCAAGACGGGCCGGGGTCCGCTGGGCGACGACTGGCTGGAGGTGGCCGCCGGCGGGCCCCTGATGTGCGCCTACAAGCTCTGCAAGGTGGAGTTCCGCTACTGGGGGATGCAGTCGAAAATCGAGCAGTTCATCCACGACGTGG GTTTGCGGAAGGTGATGCTGCGCGCCCATCGCCAGGCTTGGTGCTGGCAGGACGAGTGGACGGACCTGACGATGGAGGACATccggcagctggaggaggagacgGCACGGATGCTGGCACAGAAGATGGCCAAGTGCGGCGAGGCCGAGGAGCCCCCCGCCGCTGGGCCCAGCCCCGaggggcggccggagccgggtggtgccagcgggcaggagggggccgAGGTGCAGGGGGTGGCCGATGCCTCCCCTGACGATACCTTTGCCAAGCAGTGGTCCACCTCTTCCCGGTCCTCCTACTCTTCCCAGCATGGAG GGGGGGTGTCTCCTCAGAGCCTGTCCGAGTGGCGGATGCAGAACATCGCCCGTGACTCCGAGAACAGTTCCGAAGAGGAGTTTTTCGATGCTCACG AGGACCTGTCCGACAGCGATGAGGTCTTTGCGAAGGAGATGACCAAGTGGAGCTCCAATGACTTCTTGGACACGCTGGAGCGGCCGGCGGAGCTGGACGAG GGGACGCGGCCAGCGCCGCCAAGGTGGATGGCGAAGGATTGGGGGTGTCCGGCTTCCCTGAG GGCGGCTCGGCGGAGAGCGCGGCGCAGGCGTGCCGGATCCACGCCCTTTTCCTCATCCTCCACAGTGGCAACATCCTGGACCAGGGAGCGGGCGAGCCGGGCTCCAAGCAGGCGGACGTGCAGACGCTGGCGGCCACCTTTGATGCTGTCACCCGCGTCCACTTCCCCGAGGCGCTGGGACACGTGGCACTGCGCCTGGTGCCCTGCCCGCCCATCTGCGCCGCTGCCTACGCCCTCGTCTCTAA GCTCAGCCCCTACAGCCACGACAGGGACAGCCTGTCCAGCAGCCAGGACCACATCCCGCTGGCAGCCCTCCCGCTGCTGGCCACCTCCTCGGGGAGCTACCAGCACGCCATGGGTGCCGTCATTGCCCGTGCCAACCAGGCATACAGTGCCTTCCTGCACTCCGGGGAGGGGGCCGGCTTCTGCGGGCAG gtggtgctgctgggggactgCGTGGGCGGCATCCTGGGCTTCGACGCGCTCTGCCAGAGCCGAGCGGGCTCGGGGGGCAGCCGGAGCAGCAGCCGCCGTGGCAGCCTG A
- the LOC142410007 gene encoding calcium-binding protein 2-like isoform X3, translating to MFFLFRGPQRRGAGSPAPPACRGASRPHGPGKRGGRRLRPAPRLGGQGDPGTAGAPGSGRRPSEGGASPAERRWAAEEPGPQPPPVFGQDGKPRSGPPTPGAGDPEEAAEAAQSPPLQSYSVLQGLVGPACIFLRQSIAITQLDRELRPEEIEELKQAFREFDKDRDGYISYKDLGECMRTMGYMPTEMELIELSQQITGGKVDFDDFVELMGPKMLAETADMIGIKELRDAFREFDSNGDGQISMAELREAMCKLLGQQLNYREVDEILKDVDLNGDGLVDFEEFVRMMSR from the exons ATGTTCTTTCTCTTCCGTGGGCCGCAGCGGcggggcgccggcagccccgcaccccccgccTGCCGGGGTGCCTCCCGCCCCCACGGCCCCGGCaagcggggcggccgccgcctccgcccggccccgcggctcggggggcagggggaccccggcaccgccggcgccccggggagcgggaggCGGCCCAGCGAAGGCGGCGCATCCCCGGCGGAGCGTCGGTGGGCCGCCGAGGAGCCGGggccccagccgccccccgttTTTGGGCAG GACGGGAAGCCGCGCTCCGGCCCCCCGACCCCCGGCGCCGGGGACcccgaggaggcggcggaggcggcgcaGTCTCCCCCGCTGCAGAGCTACTcggtgctgcaggggctggtggggCCGGCCTGCATCTTCCTGCGGCAGAGCATCGCCATCACCCAGCTG GACCGAGAGCTGCGGCCGGAAGAGATCGAAG AGCTGAAGCAGGCCTTCCGGGAGTTCGACAAGGACCGCGACGGGTACATCAGCTACAAGGACCTGGGCGAGTGCATGCGGACCATGGGCTACATGCCCACCGAGATGGAGCTCATCGAGCTGTCCCAGCAGATCA CCGGCGGCAAGGTGGATTTTGATGACTTCGTGGAGCTGATGGGCCCCAAGATGCTGGCGGAGACGGCGGACATGATCGGGATCAAGGAGCTGCGCGACGCCTTCCGCGag TTCGACAGCAACGGGGACGGGCAGATCAGCATGGCGGAGCTGCGGGAGGCCATGTGCaagctgctggggcagcagctcaACTACCGGGAGGTGGACGAGATCCTCAAGGACGTGGATCTCAACGGGGACGGCCTGGTGGACTTCGAAG AGTTTGTGCGGATGATGTCGCGCTGA
- the CDK2AP2 gene encoding cyclin-dependent kinase 2-associated protein 2 isoform X1: protein MSYKPIAPAPATPGAASASPAPPGPGAPPAATSVPSPSGSVPGAAAPFRPLFNDFGPPSMGYVQAMKPPGAQGSQSTYTDLLSVIEEMGKEIRPTYAGSKSAMERLKRGIIHARALVRECLAETERNART, encoded by the exons ATGTCCTACAAGCCCATCGCTCCCGCCCCCGCTACCCCCGGAGCCGCCAgcgccagccccgccccgccggggcccggggcacCGCCCGCCG CCACGAGCGTCCCGTCGCCCTCCGGCTCCGTCCCCGGCGCCGCAGCCCCTTTCCGGCCCCTCTTCAATGACTTCGGGCCGCCGTCCATGGGCTACGTGCAG GCGATGAAGCCCCCCGGGGCGCAGGGCTCGCAGAGCACCTACACCGACCTGCTCTCCGTCATcgaggagatggggaaggagatCCGGCCCACCTACGCCGGCAGCAAGAGTGCCATGGAGCGGCTGAAGCGGg GCATCATCCACGCCCGGGCGCTGGTCAGGGAGTGCCTGGCAGAGACAGAGCGAAACGCCCGCACGTAA
- the LOC142410007 gene encoding calcium-binding protein 2-like isoform X2 — translation MFFLFRGPQRRGAGSPAPPACRGASRPHGPGKRGGRRLRPAPRLGGQGDPGTAGAPGSGRRPSEGGASPAERRWAAEEPGPQPPPVFGQPRPLSHPPRPRPRLAPAGRQPPGPRQPPGPRQPAPRGQACPAARPPAMGNCTKTPERRLPKDGKPRSGPPTPGAGDPEEAAEAAQSPPLQSYSVLQGLVGPACIFLRQSIAITQLDRELRPEEIEELKQAFREFDKDRDGYISYKDLGECMRTMGYMPTEMELIELSQQITGGKVDFDDFVELMGPKMLAETADMIGIKELRDAFREFDSNGDGQISMAELREAMCKLLGQQLNYREVDEILKDVDLNGDGLVDFEEFVRMMSR, via the exons ATGTTCTTTCTCTTCCGTGGGCCGCAGCGGcggggcgccggcagccccgcaccccccgccTGCCGGGGTGCCTCCCGCCCCCACGGCCCCGGCaagcggggcggccgccgcctccgcccggccccgcggctcggggggcagggggaccccggcaccgccggcgccccggggagcgggaggCGGCCCAGCGAAGGCGGCGCATCCCCGGCGGAGCGTCGGTGGGCCGCCGAGGAGCCGGggccccagccgccccccgttTTTGGGCAG CCACGGCCGCTCTcgcaccccccccggccccggccccggcttgccccggccgggcggcagcCCCCGGGACCGCGGCAGCCCCCGGGACCGCGGCAGCCGGCCCCCCGGGGCCAGGCATGCCCTGCGGCACGGCCCCCAGCCATGGGCAACTGCACCAAGACCCCTGAGCGGAGGCTCCCCAAG GACGGGAAGCCGCGCTCCGGCCCCCCGACCCCCGGCGCCGGGGACcccgaggaggcggcggaggcggcgcaGTCTCCCCCGCTGCAGAGCTACTcggtgctgcaggggctggtggggCCGGCCTGCATCTTCCTGCGGCAGAGCATCGCCATCACCCAGCTG GACCGAGAGCTGCGGCCGGAAGAGATCGAAG AGCTGAAGCAGGCCTTCCGGGAGTTCGACAAGGACCGCGACGGGTACATCAGCTACAAGGACCTGGGCGAGTGCATGCGGACCATGGGCTACATGCCCACCGAGATGGAGCTCATCGAGCTGTCCCAGCAGATCA CCGGCGGCAAGGTGGATTTTGATGACTTCGTGGAGCTGATGGGCCCCAAGATGCTGGCGGAGACGGCGGACATGATCGGGATCAAGGAGCTGCGCGACGCCTTCCGCGag TTCGACAGCAACGGGGACGGGCAGATCAGCATGGCGGAGCTGCGGGAGGCCATGTGCaagctgctggggcagcagctcaACTACCGGGAGGTGGACGAGATCCTCAAGGACGTGGATCTCAACGGGGACGGCCTGGTGGACTTCGAAG AGTTTGTGCGGATGATGTCGCGCTGA
- the LOC142410007 gene encoding uncharacterized protein LOC142410007 isoform X1 codes for MFFLFRGPQRRGAGSPAPPACRGASRPHGPGKRGGRRLRPAPRLGGQGDPGTAGAPGSGRRPSEGGASPAERRWAAEEPGPQPPPVFGQPRPLSHPPRPRPRLAPAGRQPPGPRQPPGPRQPAPRGQACPAARPPAMGNCTKTPERRLPKVRPGPPRGAPARAPPAPPLTPALPRRTGSRAPAPRPPAPGTPRRRRRRRSLPRCRATRCCRGWWGRPASSCGRASPSPSWTESCGRKRSKDRDGYISYKDLGECMRTMGYMPTEMELIELSQQITGGKVDFDDFVELMGPKMLAETADMIGIKELRDAFREFDSNGDGQISMAELREAMCKLLGQQLNYREVDEILKDVDLNGDGLVDFEEFVRMMSR; via the exons ATGTTCTTTCTCTTCCGTGGGCCGCAGCGGcggggcgccggcagccccgcaccccccgccTGCCGGGGTGCCTCCCGCCCCCACGGCCCCGGCaagcggggcggccgccgcctccgcccggccccgcggctcggggggcagggggaccccggcaccgccggcgccccggggagcgggaggCGGCCCAGCGAAGGCGGCGCATCCCCGGCGGAGCGTCGGTGGGCCGCCGAGGAGCCGGggccccagccgccccccgttTTTGGGCAG CCACGGCCGCTCTcgcaccccccccggccccggccccggcttgccccggccgggcggcagcCCCCGGGACCGCGGCAGCCCCCGGGACCGCGGCAGCCGGCCCCCCGGGGCCAGGCATGCCCTGCGGCACGGCCCCCAGCCATGGGCAACTGCACCAAGACCCCTGAGCGGAGGCTCCCCAAGGTAaggccgggcccgccccggggGGCCCCGGctcgggccccccccgccccgccgctgacGCCCGCTCTGCCCCGCAGGACGGGAAGCCGCGCTCCGGCCCCCCGACCCCCGGCGCCGGGGACcccgaggaggcggcggaggcggcgcaGTCTCCCCCGCTGCAGAGCTACTcggtgctgcaggggctggtggggCCGGCCTGCATCTTCCTGCGGCAGAGCATCGCCATCACCCAGCTG GACCGAGAGCTGCGGCCGGAAGAGATCGAAG GACCGCGACGGGTACATCAGCTACAAGGACCTGGGCGAGTGCATGCGGACCATGGGCTACATGCCCACCGAGATGGAGCTCATCGAGCTGTCCCAGCAGATCA CCGGCGGCAAGGTGGATTTTGATGACTTCGTGGAGCTGATGGGCCCCAAGATGCTGGCGGAGACGGCGGACATGATCGGGATCAAGGAGCTGCGCGACGCCTTCCGCGag TTCGACAGCAACGGGGACGGGCAGATCAGCATGGCGGAGCTGCGGGAGGCCATGTGCaagctgctggggcagcagctcaACTACCGGGAGGTGGACGAGATCCTCAAGGACGTGGATCTCAACGGGGACGGCCTGGTGGACTTCGAAG AGTTTGTGCGGATGATGTCGCGCTGA